Proteins co-encoded in one Desulfitobacterium hafniense DCB-2 genomic window:
- the spoVE gene encoding stage V sporulation protein E, producing MPRRRRPDLVLLGAILALLTIGIVMVYSSSAVKGYVMYDDPYHFLKMEVMWVVAGLVAMILAMTLDLDLMRRWAKPALIIAIVLLIMVKIPGIGRRVNGADRWIGLGPLSIQPSEVIKLAMVLVMANILAIDPHKIRSFRHGLLPVLGLLGLVAGLIMLQPDLGTTLVIAGVTFFMLIAAGARASHIIGLGGTGVGLVVAAIIAEPYRMNRIFAFLDPWVDPSGKGYQTIQALLALGPGGLFGLGLGQSKQKFLYLPENHTDFIFAMIGEELGFVGATLVILLFFLFAWRGFRVAMGAPDAFTGFLAVGLTGMVCIQAMINMGVVSGVLPVTGITLPFLSYGGTSLVFTMLGVGVLLNISRESR from the coding sequence ATGCCAAGACGCCGTCGCCCTGATCTGGTCTTACTTGGAGCAATCCTGGCGCTCCTTACGATAGGAATCGTAATGGTGTACAGTTCCAGCGCTGTGAAAGGATATGTGATGTATGACGATCCCTATCACTTTCTGAAAATGGAGGTGATGTGGGTTGTCGCTGGCTTAGTGGCGATGATTCTGGCCATGACCCTGGATTTGGACCTTATGCGCCGTTGGGCAAAGCCGGCTCTTATTATCGCTATTGTCCTCCTGATCATGGTTAAGATTCCCGGGATCGGGCGCAGGGTTAATGGTGCTGACCGCTGGATTGGTCTGGGTCCTTTATCCATTCAACCTTCTGAAGTGATCAAGTTGGCCATGGTTTTGGTCATGGCCAACATCTTAGCCATTGATCCGCATAAGATTAGGTCTTTTCGGCATGGTCTGCTTCCCGTATTGGGGCTTTTGGGTCTTGTTGCGGGCCTGATTATGCTCCAGCCTGATTTGGGAACAACCCTTGTGATCGCCGGAGTGACTTTCTTTATGCTCATAGCCGCAGGTGCCAGAGCCAGCCATATTATCGGTTTAGGGGGCACCGGTGTGGGTTTGGTGGTGGCCGCCATTATAGCGGAACCCTATCGCATGAACCGGATTTTTGCCTTCCTGGATCCCTGGGTGGATCCTTCGGGAAAGGGATATCAAACGATTCAGGCGTTGCTTGCTTTGGGGCCGGGCGGGCTTTTTGGCTTAGGCCTGGGGCAAAGCAAACAGAAGTTTCTTTATCTCCCGGAGAATCATACGGATTTTATCTTCGCTATGATCGGGGAGGAACTGGGCTTTGTAGGAGCCACTCTCGTCATTCTGCTCTTCTTCCTGTTTGCCTGGCGGGGGTTCCGGGTGGCTATGGGAGCACCGGATGCTTTTACCGGCTTTCTGGCTGTGGGGCTGACAGGGATGGTGTGCATACAGGCGATGATCAATATGGGTGTGGTCAGCGGAGTGCTTCCCGTGACGGGAATCACCCTGCCGTTCCTAAGCTATGGCGGGACGTCTCTGGTGTTTACCATGCTGGGGGTAGGAGTGCTTTTGAATATTTCGCGGGAGTCGCGCTAG
- the murD gene encoding UDP-N-acetylmuramoyl-L-alanine--D-glutamate ligase has product MNLKKKKVLVVGAGRSGLAAVKRLKALGARVILTDQKEPDQLSGILELGLPDGQLVLGHIPQWHEVEAEVIVLSPGVSPQLPFIQEGIAQGALVWSEVELALRDHPAFKIGVTGTNGKTTTTTLIGELARRTGKSTLVAGNIGVALSDQVENLDEEGIIVAELSSFQLELVDSLCMNVGILLNVTPDHLDRHGTLENYLAAKARIFEKQRPSDCAILNWDDARVRELAPHLKARVVFFSPTSLLAEGYGVQGDEIVLARDGKITPIIKRRELQLRGNHNLENIMASIAAVRELGLSWEEIAQGLREFKGVEHRQEVVGTYEGILFINDSKGTNPDAAEKALYAFEEPIVLIAGGKNKGLDFHDFMKTVKEQVKSLVLVGSAAAEMEQAAKDTGIRHYLRAETFAEAVELAIAEAEPGNVVLLSPACTSWDMFKSYEERGEFFKELVRRHYREPI; this is encoded by the coding sequence ATGAATTTAAAGAAAAAAAAAGTATTGGTCGTCGGTGCTGGAAGAAGTGGCTTGGCGGCAGTTAAAAGACTGAAAGCCCTGGGCGCCCGCGTCATCTTAACGGATCAAAAGGAGCCGGATCAACTCAGTGGTATCTTAGAATTGGGCTTGCCGGATGGACAACTTGTGTTGGGGCATATCCCGCAATGGCATGAGGTGGAAGCTGAAGTGATCGTTCTTTCTCCCGGAGTATCCCCCCAACTTCCCTTTATTCAAGAGGGGATTGCTCAGGGGGCTTTGGTTTGGAGTGAGGTTGAGCTTGCCTTGAGAGATCATCCGGCCTTCAAGATTGGCGTGACAGGTACCAATGGGAAAACCACTACCACCACATTGATTGGGGAACTGGCCAGGCGGACCGGAAAATCAACTCTGGTCGCCGGCAATATCGGCGTGGCCTTAAGCGATCAGGTGGAGAACCTGGATGAGGAAGGGATTATCGTAGCCGAGCTTTCCAGTTTTCAGTTGGAATTGGTGGACAGTCTCTGTATGAATGTGGGGATTCTCCTCAATGTGACCCCTGATCATTTAGATCGTCACGGGACCCTGGAGAATTATCTGGCAGCCAAGGCCCGGATTTTTGAGAAGCAAAGGCCGTCGGATTGTGCCATTTTAAACTGGGATGATGCCAGGGTTCGTGAGTTGGCTCCTCATCTCAAGGCCCGGGTGGTCTTCTTTAGCCCTACTTCTCTCTTGGCAGAGGGATACGGAGTGCAAGGGGATGAGATTGTTCTCGCCAGGGACGGGAAGATCACTCCCATCATCAAGCGCAGGGAACTTCAGCTCAGGGGTAATCATAATCTGGAAAACATTATGGCTTCCATCGCGGCGGTGAGGGAGCTGGGACTTTCCTGGGAGGAGATCGCTCAAGGCCTCCGGGAGTTTAAAGGGGTTGAACACCGTCAGGAAGTGGTAGGGACCTATGAGGGGATCCTTTTTATTAATGATTCCAAAGGGACTAATCCTGATGCGGCAGAAAAAGCCTTATATGCCTTTGAAGAGCCCATCGTTCTTATTGCCGGGGGGAAAAACAAAGGCTTGGATTTCCATGATTTCATGAAAACGGTTAAGGAACAGGTGAAAAGCCTTGTCCTGGTCGGCTCGGCGGCGGCTGAGATGGAGCAGGCGGCCAAAGATACAGGAATTCGGCATTACCTGCGGGCTGAGACCTTTGCAGAGGCTGTGGAGCTGGCCATTGCCGAAGCAGAGCCTGGAAATGTGGTTTTGCTCTCACCGGCTTGTACAAGTTGGGATATGTTTAAGAGTTATGAAGAAAGAGGGGAATTCTTTAAGGAGTTAGTGCGTAGGCATTATAGGGAACCCATTTAA
- the murG gene encoding undecaprenyldiphospho-muramoylpentapeptide beta-N-acetylglucosaminyltransferase gives MRVIVTGGGTGGHIYPALAIAKGILVHQPDAEILYIGTREGMEARLVPEAGLEFAGVSGQGLPRKLSLETLKVGGKSFKALWETKQILKKFKPDLVVGTGGYVAGPVVLTAALFGIPTLLHEQNALPGITNKILTRFVRKVMVTFPESIAHFGVRRKLVLTGLPVRPEIGNISRERGAACLGLRSDCLTLLVTGGSRGARSINQAMPTVLKHLAGRKDIQVIWATGKATYQETLESLKTQGIQWQRENWRVLEYLKDMPEAMACADLFVGRAGATTLAEIMVAGKPGILIPYPLAAENHQEFNARALEKDGAACVILDKDLTGENLWALVQGLIEKPEKLRKMAQAARSLGQPDALNKIVKVCLDTAWK, from the coding sequence ATGCGCGTGATTGTAACAGGTGGAGGAACAGGGGGCCATATCTATCCGGCTCTGGCCATCGCCAAAGGGATTCTCGTCCACCAGCCGGATGCTGAAATTCTTTACATAGGCACTCGGGAAGGGATGGAAGCGCGCCTGGTTCCTGAGGCCGGGCTTGAATTTGCAGGAGTTTCCGGGCAGGGGCTGCCCCGCAAACTCAGCCTGGAAACTCTCAAAGTCGGGGGCAAGAGTTTTAAAGCCCTATGGGAGACCAAACAGATTCTCAAAAAATTTAAACCGGATCTTGTGGTGGGAACGGGAGGATATGTAGCAGGGCCGGTCGTATTGACTGCGGCCTTATTTGGGATTCCGACCTTGCTCCATGAGCAAAATGCACTGCCGGGGATTACCAATAAGATTCTCACCCGTTTTGTGCGCAAGGTCATGGTGACCTTCCCGGAGAGCATTGCTCACTTCGGTGTGAGGCGGAAGTTGGTTTTGACGGGTTTGCCCGTTCGCCCTGAGATAGGGAACATATCCCGGGAGAGAGGGGCGGCATGTTTAGGGCTGCGCTCTGATTGTCTGACCCTCCTTGTCACAGGGGGAAGCCGGGGCGCCCGCAGTATTAATCAAGCCATGCCCACAGTGCTTAAGCATTTGGCAGGCAGAAAAGATATTCAAGTCATTTGGGCTACCGGTAAAGCGACCTATCAGGAAACTCTGGAGAGTTTAAAGACTCAGGGGATTCAGTGGCAGAGGGAAAACTGGCGGGTCCTTGAATACCTCAAGGATATGCCCGAGGCTATGGCCTGTGCTGATTTATTCGTGGGGCGGGCCGGAGCAACGACCTTAGCTGAGATTATGGTAGCTGGCAAACCGGGGATTCTTATCCCTTATCCTTTGGCAGCTGAAAACCATCAGGAATTCAACGCCAGGGCTCTGGAGAAAGATGGTGCCGCCTGTGTTATTCTGGATAAAGATCTAACCGGTGAAAATCTCTGGGCCTTGGTGCAAGGGCTTATAGAAAAGCCTGAAAAGCTGCGCAAGATGGCTCAAGCCGCCCGGAGTCTGGGTCAGCCCGATGCCCTTAATAAGATCGTCAAAGTCTGCCTGGATACGGCCTGGAAATAA
- a CDS encoding small basic family protein, which yields MWLPFLGLILGLAIGWFSPFSVPVEYSKYLSVAILAALDSVLGGIRAAQEDHFDSVVFLSGFFTNILLAGILAYVGDRIGVDLFLAAVVAFGVRLFNNLAIIRRHLIRR from the coding sequence ATGTGGTTACCATTTTTAGGTCTGATCCTGGGACTGGCTATCGGCTGGTTCAGCCCGTTTTCCGTGCCGGTTGAATACTCGAAGTATCTCTCAGTGGCTATTTTGGCGGCTTTGGACTCCGTATTGGGAGGTATTCGTGCTGCTCAGGAAGACCATTTTGACTCTGTTGTTTTTCTTTCGGGTTTCTTTACCAACATTCTGCTGGCTGGAATCCTTGCCTATGTGGGAGACCGGATTGGGGTGGACCTGTTCCTGGCAGCTGTGGTGGCGTTTGGAGTCCGATTGTTCAATAACTTAGCGATTATTCGCCGACATTTGATTAGGAGATAG
- a CDS encoding UDP-N-acetylmuramoyl-tripeptide--D-alanyl-D-alanine ligase: MWDSQRIADLVRGELTGDSQVRASGCCIDSRGVKAGEIFFALVGERTDGHDYIEGAWQKGASVVIGEKERLEHRREVRVPEGKALIRVESGLAAMQTLAQAWRKELGAKVVAITGSNGKTTTKDMVAAVLSEKYRTHKNLENQNNELGLPMTILKATENTEVLILEMGMRGLGQIAFLCDIACPDIGVITNIGTTHMELLGSQEAIARAKWELIEALPETGSAVLNGEDEWSVKQAEHDSHRTFFYGLEGRFHEPDLRGRSLTPFGTLGTCFQAEMGHGDRSLVPLGEKQAASSVTVRLPLPGEHNVLDALAALSVGVLLNVSLEEGCRGLAAMELSRMRLELQPGPGGSTLISDVYNANPTSMKASLQVLKERGGESTLAILGEMYELGQSCRAGHYEVGQTVADLGISELITVGPLAEEIARGALEKGLSPQRIHSFPEREGAIKKARELLAGLNQGTWVLIKASRGMKMEEVTRALRKD; this comes from the coding sequence ATGTGGGATAGCCAAAGGATTGCCGATTTGGTCCGGGGGGAATTGACAGGTGATTCCCAGGTCAGGGCTTCCGGCTGTTGTATCGACAGCCGGGGGGTCAAAGCAGGGGAGATCTTTTTTGCCTTAGTGGGCGAGCGGACGGACGGACATGATTATATTGAGGGGGCCTGGCAGAAAGGCGCCTCGGTGGTGATCGGGGAGAAGGAACGGTTGGAACACCGCCGGGAAGTCCGGGTTCCTGAGGGCAAAGCCCTGATCCGGGTGGAGTCCGGCCTTGCCGCTATGCAGACCTTGGCTCAGGCCTGGCGTAAGGAGTTGGGGGCCAAAGTGGTGGCCATCACAGGCAGCAATGGGAAAACCACCACCAAAGATATGGTAGCGGCGGTCTTAAGTGAAAAATACCGCACCCATAAAAATTTAGAGAACCAAAACAATGAGTTGGGCCTTCCTATGACTATTTTAAAGGCGACCGAGAATACGGAAGTTCTTATTTTAGAGATGGGCATGCGCGGATTGGGGCAAATTGCTTTTTTATGTGATATAGCCTGCCCGGATATCGGTGTTATAACCAATATTGGCACGACCCATATGGAGCTTTTAGGTTCACAAGAAGCTATTGCCCGGGCTAAGTGGGAGCTGATTGAAGCCCTTCCTGAGACAGGGAGCGCCGTCCTCAATGGGGAGGATGAGTGGAGTGTGAAGCAGGCTGAGCATGACTCACATCGGACCTTCTTCTATGGCCTGGAAGGGAGATTCCACGAGCCCGATCTGCGGGGAAGGTCTCTGACACCCTTCGGTACTCTGGGAACCTGCTTTCAAGCGGAAATGGGACACGGGGACAGGTCCCTTGTCCCACTAGGAGAAAAGCAAGCCGCTTCGTCGGTTACGGTTCGCCTGCCCCTGCCGGGAGAGCATAATGTGCTGGATGCACTGGCCGCCCTCAGTGTCGGGGTTCTCTTGAATGTATCCCTGGAAGAGGGATGCCGGGGGCTGGCTGCCATGGAACTATCCAGGATGCGCCTGGAGCTTCAACCGGGACCAGGGGGCAGCACCTTAATCAGTGATGTCTATAATGCCAACCCGACCTCGATGAAGGCCTCCCTGCAGGTCTTAAAGGAAAGAGGGGGGGAGTCCACTCTTGCCATACTGGGAGAAATGTATGAACTGGGGCAATCCTGCCGGGCGGGGCATTATGAAGTGGGGCAGACGGTAGCCGACCTGGGAATCTCTGAACTGATCACCGTTGGTCCGCTGGCTGAGGAAATTGCTCGCGGAGCTTTGGAAAAGGGGTTATCACCCCAAAGGATTCATTCTTTTCCTGAGCGCGAGGGGGCGATCAAGAAAGCCCGGGAGTTGCTGGCAGGTTTAAATCAAGGCACCTGGGTCTTAATCAAAGCTTCTCGTGGTATGAAAATGGAAGAAGTCACAAGGGCACTTCGCAAAGATTAG
- the murB gene encoding UDP-N-acetylmuramate dehydrogenase, with amino-acid sequence MTWQGMRGRIEHRYPLQKLNTWRIGGLAETVCWPESEEELREIWLKCQEQGIPFRLFGRGSNVLFPDEGLPGVTVISTGLAQSVWDSERVTVGAGYSLARLSQEAADRGLTGLEFARGIPGTVGGAVVMNAGAHGGSIQDILEEVKILAPEGEVQRLAKEDIQFGYRECSLRDQAIVLEGVFHLKPGDPDVIQATMSENLARRKAAQPLELPNAGSVFRNPPGGSAGRLIEEAGWKGKRLGGAQVSSKHANFIVNQGNATARDVLALIREIQKDVHHQFGVELKTEVRYIPPS; translated from the coding sequence ATGACATGGCAAGGGATGAGGGGACGGATCGAGCACCGGTACCCTCTGCAGAAATTGAATACCTGGCGTATAGGGGGACTGGCTGAAACTGTCTGTTGGCCGGAAAGTGAGGAAGAGCTCCGGGAAATTTGGCTTAAGTGTCAGGAGCAGGGCATACCGTTTCGCTTATTTGGCCGGGGTTCCAATGTGCTGTTTCCGGATGAAGGATTACCCGGGGTAACGGTGATCAGCACGGGCTTAGCTCAGTCTGTATGGGATTCTGAACGGGTCACTGTGGGAGCGGGATATTCTTTGGCCCGGCTGTCTCAAGAGGCAGCCGATCGCGGCTTGACGGGATTGGAGTTTGCCCGGGGGATTCCGGGCACAGTGGGTGGAGCGGTCGTTATGAATGCGGGAGCCCATGGAGGGAGCATCCAGGATATTTTGGAAGAGGTTAAAATCCTGGCTCCAGAGGGAGAAGTGCAGCGGCTTGCTAAAGAAGACATACAGTTTGGTTATAGGGAGTGTTCCTTACGGGATCAGGCCATTGTCCTGGAGGGAGTTTTTCACCTGAAACCCGGAGATCCGGATGTGATCCAGGCCACCATGAGTGAGAACCTGGCCAGGCGCAAAGCAGCCCAGCCTTTGGAGCTGCCTAATGCAGGAAGTGTGTTCCGCAATCCTCCCGGAGGTTCGGCGGGACGTTTAATCGAGGAAGCCGGTTGGAAGGGAAAGCGATTAGGCGGAGCTCAAGTATCCTCAAAGCACGCCAATTTTATAGTAAACCAAGGAAATGCCACGGCCCGCGATGTATTAGCCTTGATTAGGGAAATACAAAAGGATGTTCATCATCAGTTCGGTGTTGAGTTAAAGACTGAGGTGCGGTACATCCCACCCAGCTAA
- the mraY gene encoding phospho-N-acetylmuramoyl-pentapeptide-transferase, whose amino-acid sequence MWERIFLAAALALMITLILGPLMIPVLRVMKFGQTIREEGPKRHLAKAGTPTMGGIIFLVGIVVSALIMAEKPTSLEMVMVISAMLGYGLIGFIDDFIKVVLHRSLGLRAYQKLIGQIALALLLTWGANRYLGRGTDLVIPFTSIHLELGLFYYPFVSFIIVGITNAVNLTDGLDGLAAGTTLFSMLSYVSIATLAASQGGGVAILAYESDLAVFAAAAVGGCFGFLRFNKNPARVFMGDTGSLALGGALVGLAVLTKTELILLIIGGVYVVEAISVILQVFSYQTTGKRIFRMSPLHHHFELGGWNEWKVVMVFWLASLLCGVLGVIAYMAGMF is encoded by the coding sequence ATGTGGGAACGCATATTTTTGGCTGCTGCTTTAGCGCTGATGATCACTTTAATACTTGGGCCGTTGATGATTCCCGTTTTACGGGTGATGAAATTTGGCCAGACTATTCGTGAGGAAGGCCCTAAACGGCATTTAGCTAAGGCTGGAACGCCCACCATGGGTGGTATTATCTTTTTAGTGGGGATTGTCGTAAGTGCTCTGATCATGGCGGAAAAACCCACGTCTCTGGAAATGGTCATGGTGATTAGTGCCATGCTGGGATACGGTCTGATCGGTTTTATTGATGATTTTATCAAAGTGGTGCTGCACCGCTCTTTGGGTCTGAGGGCATACCAAAAGTTGATCGGCCAAATAGCCCTGGCGTTGCTCCTGACCTGGGGGGCCAATCGCTATCTGGGGCGGGGGACGGATCTTGTGATTCCCTTTACCTCCATTCATTTGGAGTTAGGTTTATTCTACTATCCTTTTGTCTCCTTCATCATCGTGGGGATTACCAATGCCGTCAATCTGACGGATGGACTGGACGGCCTGGCGGCAGGCACCACCCTGTTCAGTATGCTGAGCTACGTTAGCATCGCTACGCTGGCCGCTTCCCAGGGGGGCGGAGTGGCTATTCTGGCCTATGAATCCGATCTTGCCGTCTTTGCGGCGGCCGCTGTCGGAGGATGTTTCGGCTTTCTCCGCTTTAATAAAAACCCGGCCCGGGTCTTTATGGGGGATACGGGTTCCTTAGCCTTGGGGGGAGCCTTGGTCGGCTTAGCTGTGCTGACCAAAACGGAGCTTATTCTCCTGATTATTGGCGGGGTCTATGTGGTTGAGGCAATTTCGGTTATTTTACAGGTTTTTTCCTATCAGACTACGGGTAAACGGATCTTCCGCATGAGCCCATTGCATCACCATTTTGAACTGGGCGGTTGGAATGAATGGAAGGTCGTCATGGTTTTTTGGCTGGCTTCTCTTCTTTGCGGTGTGCTTGGGGTAATAGCTTACATGGCTGGAATGTTCTGA
- the murA gene encoding UDP-N-acetylglucosamine 1-carboxyvinyltransferase → MAMDRYVITGKQQLEGRLRNSGAKNSSLPLLAASLLVSGKTTLLDIPHLADISNMIEVLEYLGAHVEDQKEALLVDASDLARWEVDEGLMRQMRASNLILGPILARNGRVRISKPGGCAIGSRPMDQHIKGLQELGVKVKEKHGYIEAWADQLQGAKIYLDLPSVGATENLMMAAVLAKGTTTIYNAAREPEIIDLQNFLNKMGAKVRGAGMDVLRIEGVSKLYPVEHTVIPDRIEAGTHMVAAVMTQGDIEISNVIPEHLEPVTAKLLQAGAEIILGDDTIRVKGKRRIKGVDCKTMPHPGFPTDMQPQFMALLSMAEGTSIITETIFENRFQHVDELRRMGAQITVEGRTAIIRGVKSLEGAFVEATDLRAGAALFLAALAAEEATVLEKVGHIDRGYDNLEEKYRSVGAKLKRVKS, encoded by the coding sequence ATGGCGATGGATCGCTATGTCATTACCGGAAAACAACAGTTGGAAGGTAGACTGCGTAATAGTGGAGCCAAAAACTCATCCCTACCTTTACTGGCAGCTTCTTTGCTGGTTTCGGGAAAAACCACGTTATTGGATATTCCCCATTTAGCAGATATCAGCAATATGATCGAAGTGCTGGAATATCTCGGTGCTCATGTGGAAGATCAAAAAGAGGCTTTGCTTGTAGATGCTTCAGACCTGGCCCGCTGGGAAGTGGATGAAGGACTGATGCGTCAAATGCGAGCCTCTAATCTTATCCTTGGTCCCATACTGGCTCGCAACGGGCGGGTGCGCATCTCCAAACCGGGCGGGTGTGCGATTGGTTCGCGGCCCATGGATCAACACATCAAGGGCCTCCAGGAACTGGGGGTCAAGGTTAAAGAAAAACATGGTTATATCGAGGCTTGGGCGGATCAGCTCCAAGGGGCTAAGATTTATTTGGATCTCCCCAGCGTAGGAGCTACGGAAAACCTCATGATGGCGGCTGTCCTGGCTAAAGGAACCACCACTATCTACAATGCGGCCAGGGAGCCGGAGATTATCGATCTGCAGAATTTCCTGAACAAGATGGGGGCAAAAGTCCGCGGTGCCGGCATGGATGTTCTGCGCATTGAAGGAGTGAGCAAGCTCTATCCTGTGGAGCATACGGTGATACCGGATCGGATCGAGGCGGGGACCCATATGGTGGCCGCCGTAATGACTCAGGGAGATATTGAAATCAGCAATGTGATTCCTGAGCATTTAGAGCCTGTGACGGCTAAACTGCTGCAAGCGGGGGCGGAGATCATCCTCGGGGATGACACGATTCGGGTCAAGGGCAAGAGGAGAATCAAGGGAGTGGATTGCAAAACTATGCCTCATCCCGGTTTTCCAACGGATATGCAGCCTCAATTCATGGCCCTGCTGTCCATGGCTGAGGGGACCAGCATCATTACTGAAACCATTTTCGAAAACCGTTTTCAGCATGTGGATGAACTTCGCCGCATGGGGGCTCAAATTACTGTGGAAGGGCGGACAGCTATTATCCGCGGTGTGAAAAGTCTGGAGGGCGCCTTTGTAGAGGCTACGGATCTGCGGGCGGGAGCCGCACTTTTTCTGGCGGCTTTAGCTGCCGAAGAAGCTACTGTGCTGGAAAAGGTGGGACATATCGATCGCGGCTATGATAATCTGGAGGAAAAATACCGCAGTGTAGGTGCCAAGCTCAAACGGGTCAAATCTTAG
- a CDS encoding cell division protein FtsQ/DivIB, whose protein sequence is MEPRKSTTSFLYISILVILFVVGISFFLQSSYFNIEAVSIEGLQEIPLNEIERLTTDVTGQNLIMLDQRQLEQKVLLHPLVESVAFKKKFPNRLVLEVQERTPVALVIVASGIVEVDGKGIYLRRREGWPEQSYPVINGVTLPDTAGPGQELDLPGLKAALNLLGQAPQELRPLIGEIYVNPIQQIILFLTDGIEVRLGKADAWAEKLKSLYTLINDEGYKSFKNGVRYIDFTAAKPVIGR, encoded by the coding sequence GTGGAGCCTAGGAAATCGACTACATCCTTTCTCTATATTTCCATACTTGTTATACTCTTTGTAGTGGGGATAAGCTTCTTCTTGCAGTCCAGCTATTTTAACATTGAAGCAGTAAGCATCGAGGGCCTGCAAGAAATTCCCCTCAATGAAATCGAACGTTTAACTACGGATGTAACAGGACAAAATCTAATTATGTTGGATCAAAGGCAGCTTGAGCAAAAGGTGCTGCTTCACCCTCTGGTGGAGTCGGTGGCATTCAAGAAGAAGTTCCCCAATCGTTTGGTCCTGGAGGTTCAGGAGCGTACCCCTGTAGCTCTGGTGATTGTCGCTTCGGGAATAGTTGAGGTGGATGGTAAAGGGATTTATCTCCGTCGCCGGGAGGGATGGCCTGAGCAAAGCTATCCGGTGATCAATGGAGTGACTCTTCCTGATACAGCAGGTCCTGGGCAGGAATTGGATCTTCCCGGTCTGAAGGCTGCCCTTAATTTGTTAGGACAAGCCCCTCAGGAGTTAAGGCCTTTGATAGGGGAAATCTATGTAAATCCTATCCAGCAGATTATCCTTTTTTTGACGGATGGCATAGAGGTCCGTTTAGGCAAAGCTGATGCCTGGGCAGAAAAACTTAAGTCCCTTTATACGCTGATCAATGATGAGGGGTATAAGTCGTTTAAGAATGGGGTAAGGTATATCGATTTCACGGCTGCTAAGCCTGTTATCGGTCGTTAA